A single Cystobacter fuscus DSM 2262 DNA region contains:
- a CDS encoding tRNA-uridine aminocarboxypropyltransferase, with translation MSLPVARPRCDRCNLPPHLCLCAELPRVETRTRFLLVQHVVEPRKKSNTGRLATLALTNSRLLTYGAPDEALDTALLGEPGTWLLFPDGPTAPPGAPAPRQLVVLDGSWSQTRRMTQRIAALRTLPRLVLPPPDPGTLRLREPTHPSGMSTLDAVARAVALLEGPDTAAPLERLAALRVRRIADCGTLN, from the coding sequence ATGTCTCTCCCCGTCGCCCGTCCCCGCTGTGACCGCTGCAACCTCCCGCCCCACCTGTGCCTGTGCGCCGAGCTCCCCCGGGTGGAGACGCGCACCCGGTTCCTCCTCGTGCAGCATGTGGTGGAGCCCCGAAAGAAGAGCAACACCGGGCGGCTGGCCACGCTGGCCCTCACGAATTCCAGGCTGCTCACCTATGGAGCGCCGGACGAGGCGCTCGACACCGCCCTGCTCGGCGAGCCCGGCACCTGGCTGCTCTTCCCCGATGGCCCCACCGCGCCGCCCGGCGCCCCCGCGCCCAGGCAACTGGTGGTGTTGGATGGGAGCTGGTCACAAACACGGCGGATGACCCAGCGCATCGCCGCGCTGCGCACGCTCCCCCGGCTGGTGCTGCCGCCGCCCGACCCCGGGACGCTCCGGCTGCGCGAGCCCACGCACCCCTCCGGGATGTCCACCCTGGACGCGGTCGCCCGCGCGGTGGCGCTCCTGGAGGGACCGGACACCGCGGCACCGCTGGAGCGGCTGGCCGCGCTTCGGGTGCGGCGGATCGCCGACTGCGGGACCCTGAATTGA